The Cytobacillus oceanisediminis genomic interval GATACGGTCGTCCTTACTGGAGTCTGGACCAATGTATGTGTACGCAGTACCGCCTCTGATGCCTTGTATCATGGCTATAATGTTATTTGCGTATCAGATGCCACCGCTTCTCAGGATGACGATATGCACGTATCCGGTCTAAGGGACATTGACATTTTCGGAGATATATTATCAACAGAAGAATACAAAGAACTGGCTAAAAAGAAATTCTCCCAAGACGAATCTGTTGTCTAACTCTTCTCCAGGTCCAAGGAAAAAACGAATTTTAGTGGGCATAACCGGAGCAAGCGGATCATTGTATGCATATACACTGATCCGCGCTCTTCATCAATTAGAGATCGAAACGCATTTAATTGCTACGGAGATGGGAGAAAAAGTAATGCAATTTGAATGCGGGGTCAAGATGGACGAGCTGAAGGAGTATGCCGCTATCCATAGCAACCGGAATCTTTTCGCTGCGGTTGCCAGCGGATCCTTTAAAACAGACGGAATGGTGATTGTGCCATGTTCGATGAATACATTGGGTGCGATTGCGAACGGGGTCGGCGATACGCT includes:
- a CDS encoding UbiX family flavin prenyltransferase, whose product is MSNSSPGPRKKRILVGITGASGSLYAYTLIRALHQLEIETHLIATEMGEKVMQFECGVKMDELKEYAAIHSNRNLFAAVASGSFKTDGMVIVPCSMNTLGAIANGVGDTLLSRAASVVLKENRKFIIVPREAPFNLIHLRNMTLLAESGACIMPASPGFYHKPTEIWELANFMVARILDMLDIDHELLERWGEKA